Proteins co-encoded in one Pedosphaera parvula Ellin514 genomic window:
- a CDS encoding ABC transporter permease — protein sequence MKRTSIPLSIVAGLLYLFLYAPLAIVIVYSFNAARFGAGWSGFTTQWYATLWENSLALSATKNTLLLAVFSTLISTVLGTMLGYGLNRFRFPGKSLLNWFLYVPVFIPDIIMAISLLLFYSLIRKWLGLFELGLTTMILAHVTFQIPFVAIVVRSRLIGLDPALEEAAHDLGANEWQTFLHITFPLIIPGIVAGAMLAFTLSLDDFVVSFFTSGPGSTTLPIFIYSSVKRGITPDINALSTLIVLASILGTIIATLLQRNRKST from the coding sequence GTGAAACGCACCTCAATACCTCTAAGCATCGTGGCAGGTCTGTTGTACCTGTTTCTTTACGCGCCTTTGGCCATAGTAATTGTTTACTCCTTCAACGCCGCCCGATTTGGCGCGGGCTGGAGCGGATTCACCACTCAATGGTATGCCACGCTGTGGGAAAACTCGCTCGCACTTTCAGCCACCAAAAACACGTTGCTGCTCGCGGTATTTAGCACGTTGATCTCCACCGTGCTCGGCACCATGCTCGGTTACGGATTGAATCGGTTCCGTTTTCCAGGCAAGAGCCTGCTCAACTGGTTCTTATATGTTCCGGTGTTTATACCAGACATCATCATGGCGATCTCCCTGTTGCTGTTTTATTCCCTGATAAGAAAATGGCTTGGCCTGTTTGAACTGGGCCTTACTACCATGATCCTGGCACACGTAACCTTTCAGATTCCCTTCGTCGCCATCGTGGTTCGTTCACGACTCATCGGGCTCGATCCGGCACTTGAGGAGGCCGCTCACGATCTTGGAGCCAACGAGTGGCAGACATTCCTGCATATAACCTTTCCACTCATCATCCCTGGCATCGTTGCGGGCGCCATGCTCGCGTTCACCCTTAGTCTCGACGACTTTGTGGTGAGCTTTTTTACCAGCGGGCCAGGCTCCACCACCCTGCCCATTTTCATCTATTCCTCGGTGAAACGTGGCATCACTCCGGATATAAATGCCCTCTCCACCTTGATCGTTCTCGCCTCCATTCTCGGCACGATTATTGCAACCCTGTTGCAACGCAACAGAAAATCGACATAA
- a CDS encoding polyamine ABC transporter substrate-binding protein, producing MKRYLIIAITTLLAAYSGFAEQQKLNLFIWSEYIDPKIVTQFEKQFDCKVNIDLYEEAESMLAKMQGGGASLYDVVVPPDHMIPAMVKLGLLVPLRHEHIPNLKNLDETFANPPFDRGNKYTAAYQWGTVGIFARQSKDQPFTPTWGLLFDPKQQAGSFILIDSVRDMVGAALKYKGYSLNSTDPKQLKEARDLIIEAKKRSTGFEGSVGAKNKVLGKSARVAIAYSGEGVRGMTDDKDTIFFIPKEGSQIWLDNLAIPAQAPHRELAEKFINFMLDARIGAQLSGYTQFASPNKAAMAFIPVPDLKNPAIYPSTEVKAKLEFLEDLGGKTRIYDEIWTQIKAK from the coding sequence ATGAAGAGATACCTGATCATTGCCATCACGACGCTGCTTGCGGCCTATTCCGGCTTCGCAGAGCAACAAAAACTAAACCTTTTTATCTGGAGCGAATACATCGATCCCAAGATCGTCACCCAGTTTGAAAAGCAGTTTGATTGCAAGGTCAACATCGACCTCTATGAGGAAGCGGAAAGCATGCTTGCCAAAATGCAGGGCGGCGGCGCTTCGCTCTATGACGTTGTCGTGCCGCCGGACCATATGATTCCAGCCATGGTAAAGCTGGGATTGCTCGTTCCATTGCGCCACGAACACATTCCCAATCTCAAAAATCTCGATGAAACATTCGCCAATCCGCCCTTTGATCGGGGAAACAAATACACGGCTGCGTATCAGTGGGGCACGGTCGGCATTTTCGCCCGGCAATCCAAAGACCAACCTTTCACGCCGACGTGGGGATTGCTCTTCGATCCAAAACAACAAGCCGGTTCCTTTATCCTGATCGATTCCGTTCGTGACATGGTTGGCGCCGCTCTCAAATACAAGGGTTACAGCCTTAACTCGACCGATCCTAAACAATTGAAGGAGGCGCGCGATCTCATCATCGAGGCCAAGAAACGTTCCACCGGATTTGAAGGGAGCGTAGGCGCAAAGAACAAGGTGCTTGGCAAGAGTGCCCGGGTCGCCATCGCCTATAGCGGTGAAGGTGTCCGTGGCATGACCGATGACAAGGATACCATTTTCTTTATTCCCAAGGAGGGCAGTCAGATCTGGCTCGATAATCTGGCGATTCCCGCGCAAGCACCCCATCGTGAGCTGGCGGAGAAATTCATTAACTTCATGCTCGATGCAAGAATTGGGGCTCAACTCTCGGGATACACTCAATTTGCCTCACCGAATAAGGCGGCCATGGCCTTCATCCCGGTTCCCGACTTGAAAAACCCCGCTATTTATCCTTCGACAGAGGTGAAAGCGAAACTCGAATTCCTCGAAGATCTTGGTGGTAAAACTCGTATTTACGACGAGATTTGGACTCAAATTAAAGCCAAATAA
- a CDS encoding ABC transporter permease, whose amino-acid sequence MNTSVDPKPSETHFGQHLSRAGHFIRAAFTAGPATLWLVVLLLVPLAAIGAISFMSRGDYGEIELPFTIENYKRLLGFGMLGFDSLYPIILFRSLTLGIGTALACVITGLPLAFFIARLPARFKTPALTLVVIPFWTNLLIRTYAWQILLAPESWITQFVHAIGIGKVDEPLQPSTFAVGIGMICDYLPFLVLPLYTSVEKLDWSLAEAAMDLGANRIQVFRHALLPQIMPGLFAGMILVLLPATGQFVIPDLLGGAKTVMLGNAIQQQFGQSRDWPFGSAIAFVALGLVMMGLWLYARKSQGKGEPTLL is encoded by the coding sequence TTGAATACCTCTGTTGATCCCAAACCCTCCGAGACCCATTTCGGACAACATCTCTCACGCGCCGGTCATTTTATCCGCGCCGCCTTTACCGCCGGTCCGGCAACACTGTGGTTGGTGGTTCTGCTCCTGGTCCCCCTGGCTGCCATTGGCGCGATCAGCTTCATGTCGCGCGGTGATTATGGTGAGATTGAACTTCCATTCACCATTGAAAATTATAAACGACTGCTTGGTTTTGGCATGCTGGGATTTGATTCCTTGTATCCAATCATTCTCTTTCGCAGCCTGACGCTTGGTATCGGAACTGCCCTGGCATGTGTCATCACCGGGTTGCCGCTCGCGTTCTTTATCGCCCGTTTGCCGGCGCGATTCAAAACTCCGGCCCTCACCCTGGTGGTAATTCCATTCTGGACCAACCTGCTCATTCGCACCTACGCGTGGCAGATTCTGCTGGCGCCCGAAAGTTGGATCACTCAGTTTGTTCACGCAATCGGCATTGGCAAAGTTGATGAACCACTCCAACCAAGCACTTTCGCCGTTGGCATTGGGATGATTTGTGATTACCTGCCGTTCCTGGTTCTGCCGCTCTATACATCCGTGGAAAAGTTGGATTGGAGTCTGGCTGAAGCTGCCATGGATTTGGGTGCCAATCGGATTCAGGTATTCCGCCACGCCCTGCTGCCCCAAATCATGCCGGGTTTATTTGCAGGCATGATTCTTGTTTTGCTTCCTGCGACCGGTCAGTTTGTCATCCCAGACCTGCTCGGAGGCGCCAAAACCGTGATGCTCGGCAATGCCATTCAGCAACAATTTGGGCAGAGCCGCGATTGGCCTTTCGGATCAGCCATTGCTTTCGTGGCGCTCGGCCTCGTGATGATGGGACTTTGGCTGTATGCCCGCAAAAGCCAGGGGAAAGGAGAGCCAACACTGCTGTGA